Proteins encoded within one genomic window of Acidobacteriota bacterium:
- a CDS encoding phage gp6-like head-tail connector protein has translation MNLAKLTDVKAWLSLAESDDDPLLARLITATSADVLGAIGRPDLAPAADYKEIRSGSDNTGRGYYGSIGDASLLTRPNQYLPGSQEMFLAHFPVNSITKLTVDGTEVTASADGIAPGYWFAADLPAEQRNSIRLIGSVFSRFSQVVIEYNAGYAKVPGDIEQAVIDWVAYRYRSRQFIGQSSKHLQTGETVSFQGMLMPASTQAVITRYARERVNV, from the coding sequence ATGAATCTAGCGAAGCTCACTGACGTGAAGGCTTGGCTCTCGCTCGCCGAGTCCGATGATGATCCGCTGCTCGCGCGGCTGATCACCGCGACCAGCGCGGACGTGCTCGGCGCCATCGGGCGCCCTGACCTCGCGCCCGCAGCGGATTACAAAGAGATCCGCTCCGGCTCAGACAACACGGGGCGCGGATATTACGGCAGCATCGGTGACGCTTCGTTGCTCACGCGGCCCAACCAATATCTGCCCGGCTCTCAGGAGATGTTCCTCGCGCACTTCCCGGTGAACAGCATCACGAAACTCACCGTGGACGGAACCGAGGTCACGGCTTCGGCAGACGGCATCGCTCCGGGCTACTGGTTCGCCGCGGACCTGCCGGCGGAGCAGCGCAACTCCATCCGGCTCATCGGTTCTGTGTTCTCGCGTTTCAGCCAGGTCGTCATCGAATACAACGCCGGGTATGCGAAGGTCCCCGGGGACATCGAGCAGGCGGTCATCGACTGGGTAGCGTACCGGTATCGTTCGCGGCAATTCATCGGGCAGAGTTCCAAGCATCTACAGACGGGCGAGACGGTGAGCTTCCAGGGGATGCTCATGCCAGCTTCGACGCAAGCCGTCATCACGCGCTATGCCCGCGAGCGGGTGAACGTGTGA